The Chanodichthys erythropterus isolate Z2021 chromosome 12, ASM2448905v1, whole genome shotgun sequence genome contains a region encoding:
- the LOC137031618 gene encoding beta-1,3-galactosyltransferase 2-like, with product MRHYKDMPKDMSNMFSLFSQWKSNGGYRSLRSRIIFIILPILFLCYYILGNEISETWMSAVGLFLPDPFTNKSYYVAYPHKYSFIMNEPEKCQKENAFVVLMIPVAPSNTAAREAVRSTWGTERIVGDKIVIALFLLGLPISQDNRKLQEDLLQESEKYHDLLQSDFWDSYYNLTIKTIVMLEWLSAYCQSASYAMKVDSDVFLNVKNLANMLLSAPKQNYMTGRVSRTALVTRNPRSKWYLPKKVYSSFLYPPYVLGFGYVFSIDMARKLVEAAQLVKPVYIEDVFLGLCMKHLGIALTDPPEKGLFNVFPVRYNLCRYSKLIVTTTQSLKDQVEFWRDLQTPGPYC from the coding sequence ATGCGACATTACAAAGACATGCCAAAAGACATGTCAAACATGTTTTCTCTTTTTAGTCAATGGAAATCAAATGGTGGCTACAGATCTCTTCGTTCACGTATCATATTCATCATTTTGCCAATCCTGTTCCTGTGTTACTACATTCTCGGCAATGAAATCTCAGAAACCTGGATGTCAGCTGTTGGACTATTTCTTCCAGACCCTTTTACCAATAAGTCATATTATGTGGCTTACCCACACAAGTATAGTTTTATTATGAATGAGCCAGAGAAGTGCCAGAAAGAAAACGCTTTTGTGGTATTGATGATACCAGTAGCTCCAAGCAATACGGCTGCTCGGGAAGCCGTCCGTTCAACGTGGGGTACAGAGAGGATAGTGGGGGACAAGATAGTGATTGCATTATTTCTGTTAGGTCTGCCCATTTCACAAGACAATAGAAAGCTTCAAGAAGATTTGTTGCAGGAAAGCGAGAAATATCATGACCTTTTACAAAGTGATTTCTGGGACAGTTACTACAATCTCACCATTAAGACAATTGTAATGCTAGAATGGTTGTCTGCCTATTGTCAGAGTGCATCCTACGCAATGAAGGTAGACTCGGATGTGTTTCTCAATGTGAAAAACTTAGCGAATATGCTTCTGTCGGCACCAAAGCAGAACTATATGACTGGACGTGTGTCCAGGACTGCACTGGTAACGAGAAACCCCCGTTCTAAATGGTATCTTCCAAAAAAAGTTTATTCCTCATTTCTATATCCACCCTATGTGTTGGGCTTTGGATATGTGTTCTCTATAGACATGGCTAGAAAACTTGTTGAAGCAGCCCAACTTGTCAAACCGGTTTACATAGAGGATGTGTTTTTAGGTCTATGCATGAAGCATTTAGGAATTGCTCTGACGGACCCACCCGAAAAAGGCCTATTCAATGTCTTCCCTGTCAGATATAACCTCTGTCGTTATTCAAAACTCATTGTCACAACGACACAAAGCTTGAAAGACCAAGTTGAGTTTTGGAGGGATTTACAGACACCTGGTCCATATTGCTAA